In Camelina sativa cultivar DH55 chromosome 17, Cs, whole genome shotgun sequence, the genomic stretch caGAGTATATTAACTCCTTATGGTTAGAGTAGTCACCcaattaattatagtttttttttatgttatttctgCCAATTCCCCATATTTTAAACTAACCAATATTAAGAACACGagagacgacaaaaaaaaaaggcatgaAGCCAACATTACATTAGTAGCAGAGGGACACAGTTGACAAAGTTCGTACGGTCGGTCGGTCACTTTACGTCTAAAAGGTAAAGACAACACACAAGAAAGGAAGTATCGTTTACAAAACCTCATGAACACATTGTGTTGCtgttttttcatcatttttttagCTAGACATCATCACATTGTCAATAGACTGGAGAGCTTGATTTGCGAAGAATCGTACATCAACGTCTGGGTCTTCACTTAGCTCCACCAAGCATGGCCGTATCATGTTCTCCACAACCtttcacaaccaaaaaaaaaaaaaaaatttgaatatatggACGTTTTGATTCTCNACGATGTTGAATAATAAGCTGTTCTCTACTCgtgagaacaaaaacaaaaagacaatgCCGTGTGAAATACTAACCGATTGGTCAACAATTGGAATGAGGGATTGCATCATCTTGGCGACGTTAAATTTGATGTTTGGAACTCTGATAAGAAGACagagtatatttttttacttagcTAGCTATCTAGGAGCAATGAATTGAATCGATGAGACTTCATGTTTCAATAGACAGAATGAAAGACTTGCCTGTCTTTAGATGCAGTTATTACCGCAGGCAAGAGTTTTGAACATGTGATCTCGGATCCCATTACTGGCGCAAGAAGCGATACTGCACGAAGAATCGTCATCCGGTATAGATAATGTGGGTTGTTAATCATCTCTAGAACCTGCAAAAGTATGTAAGCAATAGCAAGAATGATCGATTTGaaataaagtgaagaaaaaatataacacACGCTTCAGATTTCTAGACAAACCTGGGGAACTATATGCTGCATTGCCCATTCAGGACCAAACTCTTCAGCAAGACGCTTAAGATTGTTTGCAGCAGCTTCGCGGATTGAGTGAACCTGACAATACAAAGTTTCCAAAATTTCAAATAGTAGAAATTACAGATTTAACTATCTGATGATTCAGTGGAGGTAGAGAATAATGGACCTTGTCTTGTAACCATTGCATGCAAAGAGCACCAAGCTTATCGTCAAAGAAGCCTACACCTAATTGGCTGGCCAACAATGGAATATACTCAATTATAGCCAGACGTACCCTCCAGTGCCTGTCTTCAGCAAGTTCTACTATGGCTGGCAATAAAGATTGTGATAGTAGATCAATCCCAATAAcctgccaatttttttttaaaaaagatcgCATCATCATCTGAAAAATGGATTGACAAAGAAGTTGCTGTCAAGTAGTCTCTGGCTTGATCATAACAAACCTGGTTCACTTGGTCAAGTTTGCTGATAATGTTTAAGCGTACGTCAGGAAATTCGTCCTTcaatagagaaagaaagattggAAGAAGATGCTCAATTGTCGCATCCTGCAGTGAATATCAAAGCTAAGTTAGAAATGCATGgtttcaaacaaaagaaataatcgTTACCTTAAAGATGCTAAAGCtgcatataatatttattagcATTCTGACTCCAGACTATATGCATTTTTTTACAGATGACAAATTCAAGgagacaaggaagaagaagcacaatGTATCGATTTTTAATTACCTTACCCAAGACTGGAGCCATCCCCATTATAACTGAGGCCAATGCAGATCTGACGTGCTGAGAAGAGTCTGATGATAATTCCTACGGGTCAATTTAACGATAAGCTAATAGCTAACAGTAATAAGCAAACACAAAAGGTATATCGATCCTTTGGGCCATGTGAGATCAATGAAATATTCCTAAGCGTGTACCTTTACACAGGGAAGGATGTGCTGGATAGCGAGTTCAGGGTTTAATATGCGACAAAATTTGGTAACTTTTCCGGCAGCTGCTATCCGAACTTCAGCCTCATTATCACGAAGTAGACGAACATATGCAGGCACCAAATCCGTCCTTCACACACAAGGCACATAATAAGGAAATATAAACAAGAATTAGGGAAAACTATCAAGATGACTCAACtctacaaatataaattttccaAGCACCATACCTCTGAAGCCAGTAATATAAAGTTTGATATAGAATTGTAAGAAATAGAGGTAAACAAAGACATCAATAAAACATTAAACCATAGCTAAGTTCAACCATCATTGCTTACCTAGTTGGCTCTGGTCCTACAGCTTCACAAAGTTCATAGAGCTGATTTGCAACCATATAACGCACACGCCATGACTTATCCTGCTCAGAGACAAAATATCAAGACAAAGCAGCACATACATATCTGCCTTACAGCTTTCCAATAAAGCTCACCCGCAgaaaatattatcataataaCACATTTACTCACCTGCGAGAAATTGACAATTACAGGAAGAATGTGTGTGACACAGTCCTGGGGCTCCAACAATTTCCCAAGAGCAGCACAACCCTCAACAGCCAATAATCTAACTGAATCTTGATCTGATATCAATGTCAGTAAGATAGTCAAAAGCTATATGATCATCATACAAGTAAGACACTGAAACTGATATGTGGACAAAGCTAGTGCTGCTTAACGTCAACTAATTCTCAGTGTTCAAATGCAGTAACCTATTACTTGCCTTTATTTACATTAGTCACCCCCACAAACAAACTTGATGAAAAGTTTTTAGTAGGTATATGCTGGCAAAAGGAAACCATATAAAATCGGAAAACTTACCATCTTGCGTAAGATCCTCAAACATGGACATAATGTCAGTCTTCAAATGAGCTGATTCAATTGTAGCTGCAAACTTCCCCAAATTCGTTGCTGCAGCTCTGCGCACCATTGGCATGTCATCTTGACACAGCTGACTGTATATTGATCTTAGCTCCGCCTTTAGCTGATCTGGAGCACTTGGGTATGCAATATGAAAAATCCCACATGCTGATACCCTGGCTGTGAACCACTCACCACCTGAAAGTCGCTGTTAAACAATGACGGTGTTCAGTAAGCTTAAGTTGGTTGCGCAGTATGAGCATAGCAATCATTTGGGTTCCTATACAGGTGTATGGTCACAAACACAACCACAACCCAAAAGAACGCTAATGAAGACAGAGTTATATGATTGGATGTTCCCTTAGATGAAAACGACTTCAACCTATCctctaaacaattaaaaaggaGAATACTGAAACAAGAGGCAAAAGTTTATTTCCATACTTTGGGCCACAATGGACCCCAAAAATCTATGTTCTTTAGCTTTTCGAGTACCTCAATTTCACAAGGCTGATTAAGTTAGACAGAGCATggaaagagaaaaattaaactGACCAAAGAGATTTGATAAGAGTTATCTAACCTTAGCAAGAGGAAAGAAATGCTCAACCAAGTCATTCTCCCTCATCTGAGAACCAATTCTGCAAAGTGACTCTACAGCTTTTTCCCTGACGCAAGTTTCCTCAACGTTAGAGAGTGTCTCCAGCGGTGGAAGTAAAACATGTGCATGCTCAACGCCTCCTACGTAAGGAATAAAAACACCCAACTCTTCCGCCATAGCCAAAAGCAcctcatcgtcatcgtcattGTTTTCACTAAGAAATGGGATCAACTCTTTTCTTGTCCTCTCCTCACCAAGAGCACGAGCAATGATAGAAAGCCGTCTAATAGAGTTTAATCTAAGCTGAATATCATCGTTTTTCAGCTCTTCTATTAGCACAGCAATCGGGTACAGAGGCTCATCAGCCGTAGACATCCTGACCAATACTCAAATCACTCCTTACCTTCCTCAACTAATCCTATATCAAACACGAAGTACACAAAAGTCAGAATAAAACACAATGCTTAACCATCAATACAAAATACGATAAAGTTACAAACTTTAAACCAACTCTACCTCTGAGATCAATTCAAAGGTCAGCCATATAACCTCAGAAAAAATGAGCATcagaatcaaacacaaaaaaagaagaccTAGAGAGACTATACTACCATCAatacaaaagaagataaagttaCAAACTTTAAGCTCAATTCTGTCTCTGAGATCAATTCAAAGGTTAGCCATTTAACCTCAGAAAGAAATGAGCATCAGAACCAAACACGAAAAGAAGacctagagagagagacgacaACAACTCATTGACGATCTAAACATAAAACTAGATTATGAGATTCTAATACACATTCGAAATTGTTTCTAAGTAAAGAAATGATCGAGATTTTTACCGATTACGCTGTTTTCCAAGTTCCGAGCGATCTATCagtcagagaagaagaaggagaatgaaAGAACCGGAGCTCTTCTTTTCTCAGCAGCTGTTCTGTTTACATAGAATTGGGCCTGTCAAGGATATTAACTTAATGGGCTTacgtataaaatataaaaggcCCATATACCTAATACGCCGCCGTTTTAATATCTATATCTCTCTCGTGTGTAAAGGAAGCTTCTCGGTGATGATGTGATgttgtcttcttcctcataAAAATATcggaaaaggaaagaagaaaaagaattagcTTTCTCGCTCTCtaaggttttttattttcccgCGCATTACTTGAGGCAAAAATGGCTCCTAAATCGGATAATACAGAAAGTATAATctatctctcattctctttgaTCTTGATTCGATTATTTTGTTCATCATCGTTACCCtatctgggtttttttttttttttgatttctcaCTTATATTTACTTGTTTTCTCTGCAGCTATCGTCCTCAACTTTGTAAACGAGGTGAGCACCTTCCTCTTCGACTTCTAATTTATTCTTGTCGGAAccccaattttttaaaacgaaccACTGATGTTTGAAATTTCGAAATTGAAATTGTGGTTAGGTTAAAGTACTCAGTGatgttttagaagattttgaatTCGATTTgaatgtgttgttttgtttgttgtgttaCATTTGTGATGTAGCAAAACCGACCTCTGAACACACAAAACGCAGCTGATGCTTTGCAAAAGTTTAACCTTAAGAAGACAGCAGTACAGAAGGCACTTGATAGCCTTGCTGATTCCGGGAAAATCACATTCAAAGAGTATGGTAAACAGAAGATTTACATTGCTAGACAAGACCAGTTTGAGATCCCAAACAATGAAGAGCTTGCTcagatgaaagaagaaaatgtcaaACTTCAAGAACAGctccaagagaagaagaaaactatcACTGAAGTTGAGTCAGGTGTGTGAAACTTCATAACTTCATAGTCTTTAGATGGTGTGAAACTTCATAACTTCAGCTGCTGTTTCGGATAATGTTTATCTTTTGTGTGATATTATCGCAGAAATCAAGAGCTTGCAGTCTAACTTGACACTAGAAGAGATACAAGAGAAAGATACCAAACTAAGGAAAGAGGTATGTATTATCTTTCCTTGAGTAATTATAACAGGAAGTAGCCTAGAAAGTATAAAGTGATTCCAACTGTGTACCAGGTTAAGGAAATGGAAGACAAACTAATCAAACTACGTGAAGGGATTACATTGGTGAGGCCAGAAGACAAAAAGGCTGTTGAAGATATGTACGCGGATAAGATTAATCAGTGGCGTAAGCGTAAGAGGATGTTCAGAGACATTTGGGATACTGTAACAGAGAATTTCCCCAGAGATATTAAGGAATTTAAGGTGAAGAATCGTACATCTTTCACATGTTCCTTCTTACAAATTACTTCAGCTTGGGTGTAATGTTTTACTATTGTTACTTGGCAGGAGGAGCTTGGAATTGAATATGATGAAGATGTGGGTCTAAGTTTCCAGGCATATGCTGACCTAATTCAACATGGTAAAAAGAGGGGCAGAGGACAGTAATTTCGCAGGTAAGTTCTTCGAAATTGCTTCAgttcttaaaacaaaacacatgcaTATGCATACTGCTCAACATAATTAAAGCTTATATCCATAAAGAATACCGTAATCTTACAtcattacccaaaaaaaacagagaacataGAAAGATTGTACAAAACTCAGCCACTAAACCATATGATTGCacctgaaaaaataaaatatatatacttcttatCCCTTAGTATCCACGAACTCCTCTGGTTCTGACTGAAATCGGACTCTTCATACCCACTTTACGCAGAATAGGATCGTCAATTGAATGAACCATGTGATCCACGAGTCCTGTATCCGCTCTATTTGTACCATCCATAAGACTTGGCTCATCTTTAACCTTAGTAATAGTATTACTCTGAACACCAAGttgggtttcttcttcactATCGTAGATAACAGTATCCTTCTCCAATAGCTTCACAGGGTCTTCTCTAAATGACATCACTGGGACTTCATCAATAATGTCTTCTGAATCCGACATCGAACTCTTAGATTCTGACCTCACATACCCTTTACCTTCTGAATAATCATCATTACCTTTCTGTTCTTGTTCTGATTCCTTGTTTTtagaatcattaaatgaattTTCCCCTCCTGGTCCACGAGGAGTGTCTGGTCCACGAGGAGAAAACTGAGAAAGCTCCACAGCCGCTCTTGCAGCCTCTGCTGCATGTGCCGCTGACTCAAATGCTGCTTGTGCTGCATCAGCCACATCTTTGtacttcttctttcctcttttgACCGAGTCAGATAAACCATAGCCTTCTCCTATctcatcttctccatcttcactTGCTAGCTTAGCCTTAGTGACATCTGATGTTCCCTGCTTATTTGTTGTTCCCTGCATATATCATACATTTGATTTGATTAGAACATAATTTGTCactttctgttttctttgtgACTAAATGCAGATTTCCATACCTCAGTGGACGTAGAAGcttcttctagtttcaaaatAATGTTATTCTCTGCAGCGATCTCCTTTAAAGCCTTCATTCTAACTTCTCTCGGTGGATGTCTTGTTGACAACTTCTGAATTATCTATAGTAACACCAAAAGAAACATGAAACTCAGTAAGTATTTTGTTTATCAAGAGAGAGATATATGATATAACGTATTGAATATATAGTATGGCTTGAATCAAGGCTGCTTACTTTGGGATCGACCCCACTATTACTGCGCAACTCAATAGACCGAGCCGCGAGGTCTTTGCCAAAACGCGAAATCAAAACATTACGAATCTCTTGAAGCTCAGGAAATTCTCCGATTCTAGAAGCTGCAAAGAGCAAACCAGAAACAGCTTCTAAAAGCTCTTCAGGACAATCTCTGTTGTGTTCGAAAAGGTGAATACGGTCTTGACAGAGAGTGAAGTAGCcatggatgaagaagagaacGTCGAGGGTGTTTTGCTCTTTGACAAGTTGGTCGACTCTATGGTAAGCGTGCTCGTGGTGGCCGAGCTTAAGAAGCTCTGTGACATCAGAGACGGCTTGAGAGAGTCTGGCTTGACGTTGGTTCTTGAGGATAGAGAGCCTTGTGAGAGCTAAGTTGAGAAGAGACTTGAACTTGTTGATCTTGAAACTCCGACCAAGCAAAGCGTCAAGCTTCTTCCCCATGGCCGAGTTgcagagggagagagagatagagaggatAGTCTATGTTGTCTTTCTTTGAATGGAAGAGTTATAAGAggaaagacgaagaagaagacgcgtTACGACATGCGAAGACTTCTTAGCAACGAAGTTTTCAGAAGTTGGAAAAAACGACCTTTTAAGAAGAAAATGTGGTACGAATTaccaaataataaaaccaaaatggACCGCTCTTGAATATCACGCGCGAGGATTGAATTAATCGTAAGACCAAATGGTAAAGcaaatttattgaaaaaaactgATCAATCAAAATGGGTAGCATATCCAAATACGCTATCCTAGATAAATATTTTGGACAATTTAAAGAGATGTTACTAAAAAATTCTTATGAATACTACTCTTTATTATTTTCGAATTTTCTTTGATGTCTACATAAAGTTAGTAGAAAATCGTGTTAATTACTCTccttcttttaatatattttacatacaaaaagCTACTTGAACCAGTCTCAAAACATACAACACTTAATAAAAAAGATAGTCACCGGTACAGAGTACATTTGAACCGACCATTACTTGTATGAAACATGAAAATGCATGGAAGATTCTCATGTTTCCCGTATAATGTGAACTATAGACTTCATAACTATTGTTTCATAACAAGGAACGTTCGTGTCGTTTGTACTACTTTACAACAGAAAAAATAACGTCTTCGTCAAACTATAAACGGAACACTCATAACAAAGTCGTGAAATTGATATAAGAGAAGTGTCAATGTTACGGCTCTTAAACATTGCAATTAGTGTAAGAATGACAGGTTTAGAGGAATTATTAAAGCGTGGGATCagccattagaaaaaaacacCATTTCCTCTTTATTAGGTGTGACTATAATTCCAACAGCAGAGAATCAAAAGACTAGTAAGTACAACTCATCTGCACGCAACTTACCATGTCAAAAGCATAGTAACAATAATGCAtgcatgttgttgttattatgATAAAGAGAATGCTTTTATTTATGTTAGGTACGAAAAATTGCAAAGAGCtgttgtttttatttactaatACGGAGCAGTGCCGGCGCTGACCCAGTGCACAAAGTGCATTTGCACCATATCacaatattttggaaaaaaattataaggttTTTAGACTCTtcaatgtttcatattttgacaaaaaaaaccccaaaatactgaaaatctataaataagacCTGTAaattaggagaaaaaaaaattttggcacAAGGTGCAAAAAAAGTTTGAGCCGGCACGGAGCAATCTTTCTTCTAGAAATAATTCTCCCACTCATCACAATATCATCTCAGGGTAAACCAAACACATTACAAATCTTTTGTAATTATAGAATTGCAAAACAAACTTCTAATGCTACCTAATCTTTTGACACAAGTACTCTCAAACTCTGATATACATATGGAAATGATATTATGTGAAAACCACCAACCAAACAATGGTCCAAGACTAAATCATTGGACCTGAAAACAAGATGATTGATCATTCACACACTTTCTTCAGAAtcttaatcaaaattaaattgtgtTATATACAATATACAGGTATCTAAGggcaacaatatatatataatgaggTTCACTTGCCCATGATGAATGGGTGAGCTAACGCCTGTGACATGAAATGAACTAACACCTTGGGATCTTCATCCTTATAGCGTCGTCTAATTAAGGAACGACCACAAGATAAAAATAAGTGCATCAAGCAGGAGAAAACACACAGCAAGTATAAACTAACGAATTCCCGGTTACTCATATTTTCCAGTTAACTCGACCGGTTATCGGATTTGGTAATGGTTAAAGAACCTAAGTACCGAATGAAATATAGTCAACTTGACTTGACCAATCCTTTTTTATCTTGCATAATTGGGTTGACCAACTTCATTAGTTCAACTTTAGCCCATTAGTGATGATGGTTTAGACAAATAAATAGATTATCTGTTTTAACTCTAAACCAGACAGTAGTTGTTTGTTATGGGCCTGTGGGGCTATCAATCACAACATGCTTTATGGGCCATCATCCACGCCTCGGTCTACAAATGAAATCAGACTCTTGCCGACGTTTCGTATTATAGAAATTgacaaagtgtttttttttcatattaaattttcacattaaaaaaagctatgcaacaaaaaaaaagacaagaagagatctgagaagaacaaacaaacGAATTCGTTTTATACTAATCTAAGCAAAAGTACTTCCCAGctaacaacaaaatatttaactttttcctaAATCCTAAtaacttttaattaatatagaGATATATTAACCATCTACCATAAACTGATacggtaaaaaaataaaacggtAGGGAGAGCCAAAACGCTTTACAAAACGGCACCGTTTCCATTTCCCacctaattaaaataaataaaaaaacgccGAGAAGTTTGTTGTTATTTATTCCGCCGGTAACGACTCCGACCGCCACGAAAATAGATCGCCGGAATCAAAACAATCGTCGGAAAACTCGAAAAGTCCTTCAACAGCAACGTAATCTCCAGCGCCGGGACAAAAATCTAAATCAGCATAATCCGAAACGTGATCTTCGAACCCCCAAATCTCATCGATCCCAGACGAATCAGACGAAACTCGCACTAAATCCGTCGTCTCTTCCTCTTTCGCGACGGGAACCGAAGAACAAACCAccgacggaggaggaggatgaggaggtGGTAAACCGAGCTCGTCATCAGAAGCCTCGAGAAGATAACCGAGATCCGGCTGAGTATCTCCTCCGGTCGTCGCGGTGGTTGATAACTCGTGTTCGAAACTTTTCATAACCGAGTCGAGATCTTGACTCACCGGTTCAGGATCCGAGTCATCGAGAACATCGAAAAGATCATCTCTCAACCTCTTCACCTCCGGCGAGTCGGTAACGacgtcgtcttcgtcttcttctctgaGTCGTTTTTTCTCGACGGAGTCAGTCCGAGTTAGCTTCTCAGAATTAGCCAACGACGACAACAACTCTTCCACCATAGCTTAAACCGATTGCGTTTTGGTTCGGGTTTTTGGTATTCAGTGAGTGGCAATATCGAAATTAGTGAGAGATAGAGGTGCAGAATGGGAAGAAGGGAACACGAGATTTATATAGTAGGGAGGGAGGGGGGAGAAGTAACGCGTGAGATGTGACGGATACTGAGGCGCGTGGTGAGAGCGAATCCTTTGGTATCACGGATCCCttgccttttttttcttttttctggtttgtaggaaaataaataaatttaaaatttgaaNTTTTTTTGGTATTCAGTGGCAATATCGAAATTAGTGAGAGATAGAGGTGCAGAATGGGAAGAAGGGAACACGAGATTTATATAGTAGGGAGGGGGGGGAGAGAGAAGGAACGCGTGAGATGTGACGGATACTGAGGCGCGTGGTGAGAGCGAATCCTTTGGTATCACGGATCccttgcctttttttttttttttaggaaaataaataaaatttgaaattttgaaaaaagaaggggaaaaaaaaaaaggtgtcgctttctaaaattaaaaaagctcatcaccaaaaatataaattggttTGAATTCGGAGTTTGAAGTCCGGTCACGTTGCAGATGGGATGCACATGCCCCAGTCAATTACGCCCCTCTCTAGATTGTTTTTCCACAGATTATTATTATCTcctaaaaacctttttttagaaattGGATTTCtagaacagaaaaaaatatctcatgtaataacaaaacatagtatattaaaattttagtatggcgacaaaaatcaaaaaagacaACTCTATTTTTCCGTggaattttaaacaaattatggatacgatatttttgttttatttttttatttactttgtctgaagaaatctttgataaCTAAGTTTATTTAATTCCAACTACTCTCTCACGCATTCTGCTTGTTCTGTGAGCTATGTCCATTATGCGcaaccacatttttttttgcaaatccACATATTAATTAGTAGTATATAGCTTTAGCTTTATATTTTGAACTCGTATTtcaccaaaagaaaataataatgtaaacaCGTAAGAAATGTTTTGATTTAGTAGTTGTCCCAGTGGTCATAGACTTTAGCCTTTAGGTGGTCCTTTAGCACCCTACATTCAACTTCATCGACCCATGGTACAGTTTAAACCGacggaaaagaaaaataaagtatgtatattttgtatagcAGCTAGTTTGATACACATAACTTTTTGTCTATCTCTTTAAATTTTAAGCAAATTTTCTAGGAAACTTTGCTAACTtttttgtctattattttatgttatacCATTGGTTCCATGTCGAGCTATGTGAATGCATTTTTTCATATGTAGATTTCATTTGTCTATgcttttgataattttttacaCGTATACGTAAAAGTTTTATGGGCATAAAATCAAAACTACTTTTTTCCATGTTCATATTTAGATATGATAGGACGCAGACAACATCTCCACTACGAGTTTTGCTATTGTCTCATAATTTCATTGGTTAAGTTTGAAGACAATACATAGTATATGCCCATAAAACTTTTCATCAATCAAAGTAAATTTTGCGGGATAATAGTTTAGCTTGTTAAACCTTGATGTACTTTGCA encodes the following:
- the LOC104755616 gene encoding serine/threonine-protein phosphatase 2A 65 kDa regulatory subunit A gamma isoform-like, with protein sequence MSTADEPLYPIAVLIEELKNDDIQLRLNSIRRLSIIARALGEERTRKELIPFLSENNDDDDEVLLAMAEELGVFIPYVGGVEHAHVLLPPLETLSNVEETCVREKAVESLCRIGSQMRENDLVEHFFPLAKRLSGGEWFTARVSACGIFHIAYPSAPDQLKAELRSIYSQLCQDDMPMVRRAAATNLGKFAATIESAHLKTDIMSMFEDLTQDDQDSVRLLAVEGCAALGKLLEPQDCVTHILPVIVNFSQDKSWRVRYMVANQLYELCEAVGPEPTRTDLVPAYVRLLRDNEAEVRIAAAGKVTKFCRILNPELAIQHILPCVKELSSDSSQHVRSALASVIMGMAPVLGKDATIEHLLPIFLSLLKDEFPDVRLNIISKLDQVNQVIGIDLLSQSLLPAIVELAEDRHWRVRLAIIEYIPLLASQLGVGFFDDKLGALCMQWLQDKVHSIREAAANNLKRLAEEFGPEWAMQHIVPQVLEMINNPHYLYRMTILRAVSLLAPVMGSEITCSKLLPAVITASKDRVPNIKFNVAKMMQSLIPIVDQSVVENMIRPCLVELSEDPDVDVRFFANQALQSIDNVMMSS
- the LOC104755619 gene encoding homologous-pairing protein 2 homolog, whose protein sequence is MAPKSDNTETIVLNFVNEQNRPLNTQNAADALQKFNLKKTAVQKALDSLADSGKITFKEYGKQKIYIARQDQFEIPNNEELAQMKEENVKLQEQLQEKKKTITEVESEIKSLQSNLTLEEIQEKDTKLRKEVKEMEDKLIKLREGITLVRPEDKKAVEDMYADKINQWRKRKRMFRDIWDTVTENFPRDIKEFKEELGIEYDEDVGLSFQAYADLIQHGKKRGRGQ
- the LOC104755618 gene encoding uncharacterized protein LOC104755618; translated protein: MGKKLDALLGRSFKINKFKSLLNLALTRLSILKNQRQARLSQAVSDVTELLKLGHHEHAYHRVDQLVKEQNTLDVLFFIHGYFTLCQDRIHLFEHNRDCPEELLEAVSGLLFAASRIGEFPELQEIRNVLISRFGKDLAARSIELRSNSGVDPKIIQKLSTRHPPREVRMKALKEIAAENNIILKLEEASTSTEGTTNKQGTSDVTKAKLASEDGEDEIGEGYGLSDSVKRGKKKYKDVADAAQAAFESAAHAAEAARAAVELSQFSPRGPDTPRGPGGENSFNDSKNKESEQEQKGNDDYSEGKGYVRSESKSSMSDSEDIIDEVPVMSFREDPVKLLEKDTVIYDSEEETQLGVQSNTITKVKDEPSLMDGTNRADTGLVDHMVHSIDDPILRKVGMKSPISVRTRGVRGY
- the LOC104755620 gene encoding uncharacterized protein LOC104755620 gives rise to the protein MVEELLSSLANSEKLTRTDSVEKKRLREEDEDDVVTDSPEVKRLRDDLFDVLDDSDPEPVSQDLDSVMKSFEHELSTTATTGGDTQPDLGYLLEASDDELGLPPPHPPPPSVVCSSVPVAKEEETTDLVRVSSDSSGIDEIWGFEDHVSDYADLDFCPGAGDYVAVEGLFEFSDDCFDSGDLFSWRSESLPAE